The proteins below are encoded in one region of candidate division KSB1 bacterium:
- a CDS encoding SpoIIE family protein phosphatase, translating into MWQEQWNHGFQSFGTGKVQAEVEYTETTFQLRADDVVIFYTDGLPEAMNSVHEEFDFERFEATLSSLQLNLLSAPEIFFFELSRQGLLCHLNEAFGSN; encoded by the coding sequence ATGTGGCAGGAACAATGGAATCATGGCTTTCAGTCGTTTGGCACAGGCAAGGTTCAGGCAGAGGTAGAATATACTGAAACGACTTTCCAACTTCGTGCAGATGATGTGGTTATTTTTTATACGGACGGTCTCCCAGAAGCCATGAACTCAGTCCATGAAGAGTTCGATTTTGAACGTTTTGAAGCAACCCTTAGCAGTCTGCAATTGAACTTACTTAGTGCTCCTGAGATCTTTTTTTTTGAGTTATCCCGACAAGGCTTATTATGTCACCTCAATGAAGCTTTTGGATCAAATTGA